One genomic region from Candidatus Bathyarchaeia archaeon encodes:
- the gyaR gene encoding glyoxylate reductase, translating to MAKPKVYVTRELPERGMKIIRERFDAEVWPEYGPPPKEEIIRKAKGVDALVTLLSDKIDAEVFDAAPKLKIVAQMAVGFDNIDVAEATRRGIYVTNTPGVLTETTADFAWALLMAVARRVVEADKYVRTGQWKVGWHPSMLLGRDVYGATLGIVGAGRIGTAVARRAKGFNMKILYYDVVPMPPEIEKELGAKRVDLDTLLRESDFVSIHVPLMKETYHLINEEKLRLMKKTAYLINNSRGPVVDEKALYKALKEGWIAGAALDVFEQEPTPVDNPLLKLDNIVVAPHISSASYETRSRMAEMVAENLVAFFEGRIPPNLVNPDVVKVRPLIKLF from the coding sequence ATGGCAAAGCCTAAGGTTTACGTAACCCGTGAGCTTCCAGAAAGGGGCATGAAAATAATAAGGGAGCGTTTTGACGCTGAAGTCTGGCCGGAATATGGCCCACCGCCCAAGGAGGAGATAATACGGAAGGCAAAGGGTGTTGATGCCTTAGTTACACTTTTGTCGGATAAGATTGACGCTGAAGTCTTTGATGCTGCGCCAAAACTGAAAATTGTCGCCCAGATGGCTGTCGGCTTTGACAACATAGATGTTGCCGAAGCCACAAGGAGGGGAATATATGTAACGAATACTCCAGGGGTTTTGACAGAAACCACGGCGGATTTCGCTTGGGCTTTGTTGATGGCTGTTGCGAGACGCGTTGTTGAGGCAGATAAGTACGTGCGCACTGGACAGTGGAAGGTCGGCTGGCATCCAAGCATGCTTCTGGGGAGAGACGTTTACGGCGCAACACTGGGCATCGTGGGAGCGGGCAGAATAGGAACCGCTGTTGCGCGAAGGGCAAAAGGCTTCAACATGAAAATTTTATACTATGATGTTGTTCCCATGCCGCCAGAAATAGAGAAGGAACTTGGCGCAAAACGTGTGGACTTGGACACACTTTTAAGGGAATCCGACTTTGTCAGTATCCATGTGCCCCTAATGAAGGAAACCTACCACCTAATCAACGAGGAGAAGCTTAGGCTGATGAAGAAGACAGCCTATCTAATCAACAATTCCAGAGGTCCTGTGGTGGATGAAAAAGCTCTATACAAGGCATTGAAGGAAGGTTGGATTGCAGGAGCAGCCCTAGACGTTTTTGAGCAAGAACCAACACCAGTGGATAATCCCCTGCTTAAACTTGACAATATTGTTGTGGCACCCCACATTTCAAGCGCCAGCTACGAAACCCGCTCAAGGATGGCTGAAATGGTTGCGGAAAATTTGGTTGCCTTTTTCGAGGGACGAATTCCGCCGAACCTCGTTAACCCAGACGTTGTCAAAGTACGCCCATTAATCAAGCTCTTTTAA
- a CDS encoding cyclophilin-like fold protein: protein MGNEEGEISRVKIKFIIEGLGEAEGELVRHLAPRTVDMIVRKLPIEGRAALWKEEVYFEIPVKMGEEKAKSTVEKGTIAFWPMGSALCIFFGESQPYSPVNVLGKVTKNLELFSKVKSGTTIKVEKL from the coding sequence ATGGGAAATGAAGAGGGCGAAATCTCAAGAGTAAAGATAAAATTCATCATCGAGGGGTTGGGCGAAGCCGAAGGTGAGCTTGTCCGCCACCTAGCCCCGAGAACAGTGGATATGATTGTCCGAAAACTCCCAATAGAGGGGAGAGCCGCCCTCTGGAAGGAGGAAGTATACTTCGAAATTCCGGTGAAAATGGGCGAAGAAAAGGCAAAAAGCACCGTTGAGAAAGGGACAATAGCCTTTTGGCCCATGGGAAGCGCCTTATGCATATTTTTCGGCGAATCCCAGCCCTACAGCCCAGTCAATGTTTTAGGCAAAGTTACCAAAAATCTTGAACTTTTCAGCAAGGTAAAAAGCGGAACAACAATCAAGGTTGAAAAGTTATAG
- a CDS encoding pyridoxal phosphate-dependent aminotransferase — MVSIFAKRMASLGTETAFEVLARAKALERQGKEIIHLEIGEPDFDTPINIKEAAVKALYAGYTHYVPAAGIPELREAIAEHISKTRKIPVDPEEVVVTPGAKPIMFFAILACVERGEEVLYPNPGFPIYESMINFVGAKPVPIPLKEENDFRLDHEYVKAKITKKTKMIILNSPENPTGGVLTREDLKVIADCIANRDDVIVLSDEIYSRIIYEENHESIASLPGMKEKTIILDGFSKTYAMTGWRLGYGVMRKDLAEKITQLMINSNSCTCAFVQMAGVEALKGPQDSVEKMVTEFRKRREVIVSGLNNINGITCKKPKGAFYVFPNIKGTGKKSKELSDYLLNEAGVAVLPGTSFGKYGEGYLRISFANSVENIKKALDRISKAVEKLKS; from the coding sequence ATGGTTTCCATATTCGCTAAAAGAATGGCATCTCTTGGAACTGAAACGGCCTTTGAAGTGCTTGCCCGCGCAAAAGCCCTTGAAAGACAAGGCAAGGAAATAATCCACCTGGAAATAGGCGAGCCGGACTTTGACACACCCATAAACATTAAGGAGGCTGCCGTGAAGGCTCTTTATGCTGGCTACACTCATTATGTGCCAGCTGCTGGTATCCCAGAATTGCGGGAAGCCATAGCCGAGCACATTTCAAAAACTAGAAAGATTCCAGTTGACCCAGAAGAGGTTGTTGTTACACCAGGAGCCAAGCCCATAATGTTTTTCGCTATATTGGCATGCGTGGAGCGTGGCGAGGAGGTTTTATATCCAAATCCAGGTTTTCCAATCTACGAATCAATGATAAACTTTGTTGGAGCCAAACCGGTGCCTATCCCGCTAAAAGAGGAGAACGATTTCAGACTGGACCACGAGTATGTTAAGGCTAAGATAACCAAGAAGACTAAAATGATTATTTTGAACTCGCCTGAAAACCCAACCGGCGGCGTTTTAACAAGGGAAGATTTGAAGGTTATAGCCGACTGCATAGCCAATAGGGACGATGTTATAGTGCTTTCAGACGAGATTTACAGCAGAATAATTTATGAGGAAAACCATGAAAGCATTGCTTCGCTTCCAGGGATGAAGGAGAAAACCATAATATTGGATGGTTTTTCGAAGACCTATGCCATGACAGGCTGGAGACTTGGCTACGGGGTCATGCGAAAAGACCTAGCTGAGAAAATCACACAGTTGATGATTAATTCGAACTCTTGCACATGCGCCTTTGTCCAGATGGCTGGTGTTGAAGCCCTAAAAGGTCCACAAGACTCTGTTGAGAAGATGGTTACAGAATTTAGAAAAAGGAGAGAAGTTATTGTTTCCGGGTTAAACAACATTAATGGTATAACATGTAAGAAGCCTAAAGGCGCCTTCTACGTTTTCCCAAACATAAAGGGAACTGGAAAGAAATCTAAAGAGCTTTCGGACTACTTGCTTAACGAAGCCGGCGTGGCGGTTCTCCCAGGGACATCATTTGGAAAGTATGGCGAGGGGTATTTGCGCATATCTTTTGCGAATTCTGTTGAGAACATTAAGAAGGCTTTGGACCGTATAAGCAAGGCTGTTGAAAAGCTGAAAAGTTAG
- a CDS encoding cyclic 2,3-diphosphoglycerate synthase, producing MAKTRVIIMGAAGRDFHNFNVYFRDNDAYEVVAFTATQIPGIEGRVYPPELAGKNYPNGIPIYPEEELSRLIRDFAVDQVVFAYSDVSHEYVMHKASIALANGADFRLMGPKTTMLKAKVPVISVGAVRTGSGKSQTSRQVAKILKDKGLNVVVIRHPMPYGDLRKQVCQRFASHEDLDRYECTIEEREEYEPHIDNGVVVYAGVDYEKILREAEKEADIIVWDGGNNDIPFYKPDLHIVVADPHRAGHEITYHPGEANLRMANVVIINKVDTADPKNVNLVKENVRRVNPDATILEASSPITADKPELIKGKRVLVIEDGPTLTHGDMPYGAATILAKQLGASELADPRPFAVGSIKEAYEEYPHLGAVLPALGYGEKQIEELKETISKTPCDVVVIGTPVDLRRVMEINKPTVRVKYELKVLGPMSLEQILEDFLGKVQKYGK from the coding sequence ATGGCAAAAACAAGAGTTATTATAATGGGAGCAGCTGGGAGGGACTTTCACAATTTTAACGTCTATTTTAGGGACAACGATGCCTATGAGGTTGTGGCTTTCACCGCCACACAGATTCCAGGCATAGAGGGAAGGGTATACCCGCCAGAACTTGCTGGCAAAAACTATCCGAACGGCATTCCAATTTATCCAGAAGAGGAACTTTCAAGGCTGATAAGGGATTTTGCCGTTGACCAAGTGGTTTTCGCCTACAGCGACGTCTCCCACGAGTACGTCATGCACAAGGCGTCAATAGCGCTGGCAAACGGTGCAGACTTCAGACTTATGGGTCCAAAGACAACCATGCTTAAGGCTAAAGTCCCAGTAATCTCCGTAGGCGCCGTAAGAACCGGTTCTGGAAAAAGCCAGACATCGCGACAAGTAGCCAAAATCTTGAAGGATAAGGGCTTAAACGTGGTGGTGATTAGGCATCCAATGCCTTATGGTGATTTGCGAAAACAGGTTTGCCAACGCTTCGCCTCACACGAAGACCTTGACCGCTACGAATGCACTATTGAAGAAAGAGAGGAATACGAACCCCACATAGACAACGGAGTAGTCGTATACGCTGGAGTTGACTACGAGAAAATCCTGAGAGAAGCGGAAAAAGAGGCAGACATCATCGTTTGGGACGGGGGAAACAACGACATACCCTTCTATAAGCCGGACCTCCACATAGTCGTGGCTGATCCCCACAGAGCAGGCCACGAAATCACATATCACCCGGGAGAAGCTAACCTCAGAATGGCAAACGTGGTGATAATAAATAAGGTGGATACAGCAGATCCAAAAAACGTCAACTTGGTCAAGGAGAACGTTAGGAGGGTTAATCCAGACGCCACTATACTTGAGGCGTCATCGCCAATAACCGCTGACAAGCCTGAGCTGATTAAGGGTAAGCGTGTTCTTGTGATTGAAGATGGACCGACATTAACCCATGGAGACATGCCCTATGGTGCAGCAACAATTTTGGCGAAGCAGCTTGGAGCCAGCGAATTAGCAGATCCAAGACCATTTGCCGTAGGCTCAATAAAAGAGGCTTATGAGGAGTATCCCCACCTCGGAGCGGTTCTGCCAGCTTTAGGCTATGGAGAAAAACAGATTGAAGAGCTTAAAGAGACTATTTCCAAAACGCCATGTGATGTCGTTGTTATAGGAACACCAGTAGATCTAAGAAGAGTCATGGAAATCAACAAGCCAACAGTACGAGTAAAATACGAGCTTAAAGTTCTGGGGCCTATGTCTCTAGAACAAATTTTGGAAGATTTTCTCGGGAAAGTGCAGAAATATGGGAAATGA
- a CDS encoding TatD family hydrolase yields the protein MLKVAYAMEPLKFVDAHIHLSDEEYVEKIEEIISDAKNSNVVALVSNSMNLETSIKSLELAERYNGIVYAALGIHPWNVNTLTEKELQQTTEFIMKNRRNKALKAIGEVGLDYKYERIWEKQLKVFDEMLHLAEKMNLPVIVHSRGTTTQIVDMLPSYNLKRVLLHWFSNPISVLPKAIERGYYISEGPPTAYSNGIREVVKKVPLTNLLTETDGPVRYFKSPFNGKMTTPAFIPTVVDAIAEIKKISIEETANQIARNFEEFFGVKINSRDSDA from the coding sequence ATGCTCAAAGTGGCATACGCTATGGAGCCTTTAAAATTTGTCGACGCCCACATTCACCTATCAGATGAAGAATACGTCGAGAAAATTGAAGAAATCATTTCAGACGCCAAAAACTCCAACGTGGTGGCTTTAGTTTCTAACTCCATGAATCTGGAAACAAGCATAAAAAGCCTTGAGCTTGCCGAACGCTATAATGGGATAGTTTATGCCGCGTTGGGAATCCATCCATGGAACGTAAACACGTTAACCGAGAAAGAACTACAACAGACAACAGAGTTCATAATGAAAAATAGGCGCAATAAAGCCTTAAAGGCCATAGGCGAAGTTGGCTTGGACTACAAATATGAGAGAATTTGGGAAAAGCAACTGAAGGTTTTTGATGAAATGCTTCACCTAGCTGAAAAAATGAACCTTCCAGTGATTGTTCATTCTCGTGGAACTACAACGCAAATAGTGGATATGCTGCCATCCTACAACTTGAAAAGGGTTCTCTTGCACTGGTTTAGCAACCCAATAAGCGTATTACCAAAAGCCATCGAAAGAGGATACTACATCAGCGAGGGACCGCCAACGGCTTACTCAAATGGTATACGTGAAGTCGTCAAAAAAGTGCCGCTAACAAATCTCTTAACAGAAACTGATGGGCCGGTGCGCTACTTTAAGAGCCCCTTTAATGGGAAAATGACAACCCCAGCTTTTATTCCAACAGTTGTAGATGCAATAGCTGAAATTAAAAAAATAAGCATTGAGGAAACCGCAAATCAGATAGCGAGGAATTTTGAGGAATTTTTTGGAGTAAAGATAAATTCGAGGGATAGTGACGCGTAA
- a CDS encoding NFYB/HAP3 family transcription factor subunit: protein MADLELAIAPMHRLCKKAGADRVSEAAARELAKALEEIGIKIAKEALDFAMHTGRKTIKAEDIEIAARKVMGR from the coding sequence ATGGCAGATTTAGAGTTGGCAATTGCCCCCATGCATAGGTTATGCAAGAAGGCTGGAGCTGACCGCGTAAGTGAGGCAGCTGCAAGAGAGCTTGCAAAAGCCCTAGAGGAGATAGGGATAAAGATAGCTAAAGAAGCCCTAGACTTTGCAATGCACACGGGGAGGAAGACTATAAAGGCTGAAGACATCGAGATTGCCGCCAGAAAAGTCATGGGCAGATAA
- a CDS encoding 30S ribosomal protein S17e — protein sequence MGKVRTEHIKRIAKELVRRFPNKFSSNFEENKRAVTTLLQGTTTRVRNQIAGYITHIYSGMETPASTESSEEGE from the coding sequence TTGGGAAAAGTTCGCACAGAACACATTAAACGCATAGCAAAAGAACTCGTTAGGCGTTTCCCCAACAAGTTTTCCAGCAACTTTGAAGAGAATAAGCGGGCTGTCACCACACTTTTACAAGGGACAACAACACGGGTACGAAACCAGATTGCAGGATACATAACCCACATTTATTCCGGCATGGAAACGCCAGCGTCTACTGAAAGCTCTGAAGAGGGCGAGTAA